From Solibacillus sp. FSL W7-1464:
TTGCGGCGATCATATTCTGTATCTGTTAAGAGACTAAAAAGATCATTAAAATCCATATCACGATAGGCTGGATTTTGGTTGATTTCCTGATAGAGTTCCGCCATTGCGCTTAAACCCATTTCTGAAAGCTTACGTAGTGTTTCTTGTTTACTCATTTTTTCTCCCTCCCGAAATAAGCAGCACCACGTGTAAATCCGTGATTTTCATTCGAAGTTTTTATGGATGGTACGCTCTTTGTTTTTGAAGCCTGTTTTGTTCTTTCTAATAGGCCTTTTAAAACTGTATTAGAGGGGCTTGATGAGATTTCAAGTAACGTCTTAATGGCTTGCTCAAGTTCTTCTGCCGTATATTTCTTCACCATGTTTTGTAATGTACTTAAAATTTGGAGTGCTTTTTTCTCTACATGATTTTCTAAAATATACGCGACATATTTTTCCGTAAATGAACCGATGGTTGTTGCCCATTTAGTTACGTTTTCAGGATTATGTTCTACGTAAGAACGATGGTGATCTGGCATATGATCAATGTTTGTAGAATATTGTCCTATCTCACCTTTTAATCGTTTATGGGATGCAATTCGTGCTTCTTTAAAGTACACTTCAATTAGATCTGTTGTTAAACGAATATCGACCGATTCACGGGCGTATTCGTAAGGGACGGAATAATACATGCGTTCAACTTGGATGTGGTAGTTCAGTTGAACCTTGGCGGTTTTCCATTCCGTCATTTTGAAGCGTGTTTGAGGCAGTTGCTGGAGAGTGCTTTTCTCTTCTTCCTCAAATACGCTTTTTCGTGTTCCTGGACGTTTTTGAAAATCGGTTGTGTTGATTTCTTCTAATTTTTCAGCGATATACTGATTCAGCTCGTTAATGTGAAAACACTGTGCGTTGCGTAATGCAGCGATGATTTGTCTTGAGGCATGTCCTACGCTACCTTCGGCACTTGGCTTATCTTTTGGCTTTTGCACACGACTTGGCACGATAACTGTACGATAGTGATCAGCCAGTTCACGGTATGCCTCATTTAAAACAGATTCTTCGCGTTTCGCTTTAATGACACCGGTTTTTAAATTATCAGGTACAAGGGTTTCCGTAACACCACCAAAATAATCGAAGGCATGGATGTGTGCTGTTAACCAACTCGTCGATTTCATGTCTAAAAAAGCTTCTACATACATCATTTGGCTGTACGGCAAAGCAGCGACGAATACATACGCAGGCATTTCTTCACCTGTTGCACGGTCTCGAATAGAGAGTGTTGCACCAGCCCAATCGACTTCCATAATTTCACCTGGCTTGCGTCTTAGCGGCATCGTTAGTTTAAATTTTCGCGCATAATGACCATATTTTTCAGCGAATGTCCGATAGGCATAGGGGATTTTCTCTGCTTCCTTTGCAGCTAGCGCGTACTCGTGATGTAAAAGTTTGAGCGTCACATGCTTTTTCTGTAATTCTTTATGCACCTTCTCCCAATCCACAGGATAATAGCCTTTTTCAATTGGCTGTTTCTCGGGGTAAAGATATTCCTCTAGCCAAGCGTTTGTCATCGTGTCGTTTAACAAAGTAATCCTGAGATTTCTCGCACGTTGGATTACGTCAGATATGGTATTGCGAGAGTGTCCGGTGCTAGCGCTAATCGTTCTTTGGCTAATGCCATCAAAGGAAAGAGCTAGTATTTTACGGTAATCAATCATAAAAAATCCTCCTGTTCTGAAGTGTCATGCTGGGTGGCATGCTCCTTCATTATACAGGAGGTTTAAGGGAATATATGTAAGTGGCTCAAAGTTTCCGCACTCGGTGGCTCAATTGTCCGCATTGAGTGGCTTAATGTTCCGCACTAGTGGTCTTTTTTGATCGCAATATTCATTTACACTTCCTTTCAAAATTAGGTGAATTTCATACAACGGTAGTATGAGCAATAAATATGTTTTAATTCATACCTGAATGAAAAACTTGATACACTTCATCAGACTTCAGAAAGCGAAGCGAACAATTTAACAATAAAAGTGAAAGTTCTTTTTTAACGGCAAAAAAATAAGACGCCTGCTACTTATCTGAATAGCAAATGTCTTATTTGTTGAATTTTATGTATAAAGTGGTAAGTCACTCAGTAACGAACAGTGTTGAAGTAAACGGGAGTTACTTCAACTCGTTAATGAAGAAATGCTTATTTTATAAATCAGTTAGCAGGTCCTTGAACTCTTTTATAAATTTCTTTTTCAATCACTTCTTTTGGCTTTTTAAGGGCAATTTCCAAGACATCAAAAATAATTGTTGAGAGTTGCTGTAAAATCTGCGAATCTTGTGAAGTTATTTTTTTCTCTTCTTTTTGTAATTCCAAATCTTTTCGTAGGAGTGTATTCATTAATTGGGCAGCTTCCAGATGATTATTCGCACTTAGGATTTCTGCGTGATTTCTTTGACGGTTTGTACTGCGGTCATTCCATTCGCTTGGTTCATTAGAGAAACAATCCATAATTTGAACAGCCTCTTCATAGCTTAATATTTTTTCAAGTTGTGAGTTTTTGCTCTCAACTGGATGATATAGCGTTACGCCCGGTCTGATTTTTGATTGCATAACATAGTAAAGCATAGGCTCTCCTGTGAAGTTCTGTTCTACAATACTATCAATCTGACAAATACCATGGGATTTATAAAACGTTAAGTCACCAATTTTATACATATATACGCCTCCGGAAAAAGTTATACATTTAATAATAAAGTAATTTACCATTTAAGTCAACTAGGTTGACTTAAATACACTGATAGTATCATGAACTTGAATTAATAGAGTAGCTTTAGTATGATGCTTGAGAATTATTTAAGAATGTTGTTAATAGAAAGAAGGGGGGAAGATAATGATTGACTTTATAGAATTATTGTATCGCCAGCATAAACAGTTACGCCAAAAGGCAGAAATTATGTGGAATGAAAATAATGACCTTCATATTACGAGTTCGGAATGGTTCGTCCTGAAAAACATCTATGAGGGCTATGTAACGGTACCGGAATTAGTGAAACAGTTGGACATTTCAAAACAAGGGGTTCATAAATTTGTGACTTCTTTACAAGAAAAAGAATTAATTACGACAGAATTAATAAAAGGCTCGAAAGTTCAAAAAATGGCTCATTTGACCGAAAGAGGTATCGTTATCTTTAATGAAAGCAAAAAGATGGAGCTTGAAATAGAAAAGATGGTAAGGAACACAATCGGGGATAAGGAATATGAGCTGCTGTTGGCAATGCTCAAAAAGCCGCTCCTGAAAATTTAAATCCGATAATTTATAAATGAAGGCATCTGAAAAACCGCACGAAAATACAGCTCCTTCATGCGGTTACTTCATTATATTTTATCTTATTTAAACGAACCTTCAAATACAATCTCGTTTAATGGGCGTCGACCTGATGGTGTTTCACGTGCCTGTAATTCAGGAGAAAGCATCTCTTTGTCTCCTTTGTAACCAACAGCGATTGCTAAATGCACATCAAACGTATCCGGAATGTTAAACGCCTCTTTTGCCACATCTTTATGAATACCGCTCATTGGATGTGTGATTAAACCTTCCTTAGCTGCCTGAAGCGACAAGAAGCCCCATGCCGTCCCTGCATCAAACTCATGTGAGCCCTTTGTATTGTCAGAAACGACTAATACTAAAACAGGTGCACGTTTTGCCCATACTATGTTACCTTCCACTAATACGGGATGGAACTTTGCTAAATCCTCTTCTGTTTTCGCTACGATAAAACGCCAAGGTTGGTTGTTGCCTGCCGAAGGTGCCCAGCGCGCTGCTTCAAATAGACGGTTTAAAACCTCATCGGCAACAGGTGTGTCTGCATAGGCACGTGGTGACCAACGATTTAAAAATACTTCAGAAATGTCGTGCTCCGCTGTTCGAAACTCTTTTGCTTGTAATACCATGAAAAATTCCTCCTAGTTCTATGTAATACATCTCCTATATTAACCAACGCTAAAATATAATTGCAAACAAAATGCTTACAAAAAGTAAGTAAATAATTTTTAGTTAGCGAATGTGGTTATTTAGCAAAAATATGCGTCTACCCATAAATAATTGATAAGGCAGAGAAAGTTGAATTTATAGTAGACAAATCCGATTTTTTGCTATATACTAAGGTCAATGAGATAGTTACAAGACATTAAATTCACCTATTACAAAGAGTATTCGTGGTTTAGTTGGTACTTTTTGTAATATGTGAATTTTTTTCTTTTTGAAGAATTGCGATCTTATTAAATTTAATTAATTGGAGGTCATTTATATGACACAAGGTACAGTAAAATGGTTTAACTCAGAAAAAGGTTTCGGTTTCATCGAAGTTGAAGGCGGTTCTGACGTATTCGCTCACTTCTCAGCTATTCAAGGTGACGGTTTCAAAACTCTTGAAGAAGGCCAAAAAGTTGA
This genomic window contains:
- a CDS encoding cold-shock protein, yielding MTQGTVKWFNSEKGFGFIEVEGGSDVFAHFSAIQGDGFKTLEEGQKVEFSVEDGQRGPQATNIVKL
- the istA gene encoding IS21 family transposase, translating into MIDYRKILALSFDGISQRTISASTGHSRNTISDVIQRARNLRITLLNDTMTNAWLEEYLYPEKQPIEKGYYPVDWEKVHKELQKKHVTLKLLHHEYALAAKEAEKIPYAYRTFAEKYGHYARKFKLTMPLRRKPGEIMEVDWAGATLSIRDRATGEEMPAYVFVAALPYSQMMYVEAFLDMKSTSWLTAHIHAFDYFGGVTETLVPDNLKTGVIKAKREESVLNEAYRELADHYRTVIVPSRVQKPKDKPSAEGSVGHASRQIIAALRNAQCFHINELNQYIAEKLEEINTTDFQKRPGTRKSVFEEEEKSTLQQLPQTRFKMTEWKTAKVQLNYHIQVERMYYSVPYEYARESVDIRLTTDLIEVYFKEARIASHKRLKGEIGQYSTNIDHMPDHHRSYVEHNPENVTKWATTIGSFTEKYVAYILENHVEKKALQILSTLQNMVKKYTAEELEQAIKTLLEISSSPSNTVLKGLLERTKQASKTKSVPSIKTSNENHGFTRGAAYFGREKK
- a CDS encoding MarR family winged helix-turn-helix transcriptional regulator, producing the protein MIDFIELLYRQHKQLRQKAEIMWNENNDLHITSSEWFVLKNIYEGYVTVPELVKQLDISKQGVHKFVTSLQEKELITTELIKGSKVQKMAHLTERGIVIFNESKKMELEIEKMVRNTIGDKEYELLLAMLKKPLLKI
- a CDS encoding CarD family transcriptional regulator yields the protein MYKIGDLTFYKSHGICQIDSIVEQNFTGEPMLYYVMQSKIRPGVTLYHPVESKNSQLEKILSYEEAVQIMDCFSNEPSEWNDRSTNRQRNHAEILSANNHLEAAQLMNTLLRKDLELQKEEKKITSQDSQILQQLSTIIFDVLEIALKKPKEVIEKEIYKRVQGPAN
- a CDS encoding nitroreductase family protein, which codes for MVLQAKEFRTAEHDISEVFLNRWSPRAYADTPVADEVLNRLFEAARWAPSAGNNQPWRFIVAKTEEDLAKFHPVLVEGNIVWAKRAPVLVLVVSDNTKGSHEFDAGTAWGFLSLQAAKEGLITHPMSGIHKDVAKEAFNIPDTFDVHLAIAVGYKGDKEMLSPELQARETPSGRRPLNEIVFEGSFK